Within Spinacia oleracea cultivar Varoflay chromosome 4, BTI_SOV_V1, whole genome shotgun sequence, the genomic segment GAATCATCCCAAAATCTTCATTTTAGCTACTAAACAAGCAAGGGATGAGGCGAATCGCTAAAATGCAGATTCCATATATGAATCCACCTGACTCATGAAATCGTCAATCCCAGTCATCGCCTCATTACCAAGAAACTGGTTGGGGTTCAAAATGGAAGTGTCGACATCTTTTGCAATTGAGTTCGTAGGAAGAGaaatattgttattgttatttccTCTTTCCATGACCCTTATACGGTGTTCGATACACCTTAATCTATTCTCTATCACCAAAATCAAGTATTTCAAGTCATTAGGTGGGACTTGCTCGAGTGTAGATCTACAATTCATAATATCAGTCGCAAGATTCTCCATTTTAATCTCTCGTTTACTCTTTTGAATCTTCTTTAGCTTCTCTTCTGCCTTCTTAACACTTTGATCCAAAAATGTTTTTTGATTCAAAAACCTTTCAGATTGATTTACCTGAGATTTTCTTTCATAATTGGAGAAGATCCTTGTCACTTCCGCTTTTGATGAAGGCCACACAATGGGTTTTTTACCATCTTGTCCATAAACAATGGCACAAGCATCTATGCCACACAAGACACTGATTTCTCGTGTCTTTTTTATCAATCCTTGCGCTCTCCTTGCGCATGTGGCTCTCCTATCAAAGTAATTTTCTATGTATGTTATGTTAACCTTCTTTCTATCCATTTCGAGGACGACAGAAACTTGGTTTATTTTTGTTCTCAAACTTGGTAGGTAGGTTAAAAGAATTTTGTTACTTTTGAAAAGATGGATGGTTAATTGTTTTAGGCATAAGGAGAGGCATTTATAAGAATAAATTAAGCATGCTTTtttgtttaaaataaaaataatatgctAGCAATAATAACATTTTAGAATCGTTATTGATAATGGAATCACAATTTAAGTAATGGCAACAAATAATTACGTAATAGAACAAATCATTTTGTTATGGAAATGATATATTCTTAGGGTTTGACATTTTTGGAAAGCTTGCTACGATACTAAACTTGAGTAATATTGGAAAGAATAATAATCAAGAAATAAAATAGTATTTTGTATCATTAATGTAAAGTGTTTGATAAACCTAAGTATATTAATCATGCATCAACAATATTAAACTTATCTCacgcatttaaatatttaaagcaataagtAAATAAATGCATAATATTAAATGTGATTAAAtatggtccgacttcatcttAAAACTTCAACTttaaactccgtcttgaaaatgggatAGAACCTTCATTCTTGAACTTCGCCATCTTCAACAAAATATGCCtttgcattaaaataaatagcCTAAATATTAAAACATGCTAACGGTGCACATACCTTATTGATATTAGAAACAATGGTATTTTAGCCATATTATACATTCAAATTCATGGTTCGCAAGCCATATTTACTATactattttgggccatactagtcatcaCTTGGAAACCTGCCAAAAAATATATCGATGTAtccaatatataccattcatctgCGCATTTATCAAGGAGATCTTCCAAAGCAAGTAAGAACATATTTCACATCACGTACTAATTGCACAAACTAACTAAGGCAAATCCGTTTACCAATTATTTGACCTTATTAAAATTAATCGAGTAGtcaatcctaattaaattaattaattgatctaatccttaatgtatttaattcatatatgtTCAAAATCCCCCATTCAGACCAACATTAtatactttactaattttaaaacaACATTGTCTTTCTAGCtcaatatttaataaaaaatttattcttATATAATCCCAAAATCGGGGACTTTAGGTTGACTAACataattagttaaaattaattcaaagttttaatgttattatttataattatataaaatgTCATGTTTCTCCCTTAAAATATTGTTATGTcgtaaaaattaaaatcttaaaattCAATTTCGAGAATTAATCGTAAGCCCACAAGCCCAGCTCATCGCTCACCTGAAAGCCCAACGCACAACAATCCGAAGGCCACTGCCATGTGTGCGCATGGTTGTGTGATCTAGGGCATGGGAGCTTCATAGAATCCTCTAGACATCGCATGCCTTGTGCGGCATCGCAGTGTGCACAGTGATGCATAGCAACCTGCACATAATGCACGCACCATGGCACCCGCCCTCGCCCATAGTAGCTGCTAGCATGCCACGAGGGATCCCTACCTCGTCCTTTCTCATAGCACTGATCGCTCGATGTGTGTTATTGTTTTGCCCTTCCTCTCGCCCACGCACGCGCTCCTTGCGAGCCACGAGCATCGTTGTATGCGTCGCTATAGACGCCTATATTTGACCTCTGGTCAGATGCGGTAAGTTCAATGATGAAATCAGACCTACTTATCAACGCTATCCCAAGTAAGAAATGAGCATCCTGAAGCTGGCTGAAATGATCTCGGAATCGACATTTCCATTTATAGttgctatttatagtaactgcaaTTCCAAGTAGCTAATTAATTTAGTAATCGAATAAGATAGATATTGACTAAAGGTTAGAGTTGCACTCAAACCAACCCTCCAAAAAGAGATAAATCCGTAGAAAAGAGCTAAGTTCGTAGAAAAGAGATAGATTCCggaaaa encodes:
- the LOC110784050 gene encoding agamous-like MADS-box protein AGL80, with the translated sequence MDRKKVNITYIENYFDRRATCARRAQGLIKKTREISVLCGIDACAIVYGQDGKKPIVWPSSKAEVTRIFSNYERKSQVNQSERFLNQKTFLDQSVKKAEEKLKKIQKSKREIKMENLATDIMNCRSTLEQVPPNDLKYLILVIENRLRCIEHRIRVMERGNNNNNISLPTNSIAKDVDTSILNPNQFLGNEAMTGIDDFMSQVDSYMESAF